A single genomic interval of Asinibacterium sp. OR53 harbors:
- a CDS encoding GlxA family transcriptional regulator yields the protein MKHISIIVPRGAVLGSVDDPRHLFQSLNDFLLSARQPSMYKIQLVGLDRKVPLHDGSFTVNTDALLDEVKKTDLVIIPALSGDMKNAIEINKDFIPWIVQQHRGGAEVASLCIGAFLLAATGLLDGKKCSTHWMYANEFRNMFPQVNLVDDKIVTDENGIYSSGGAKSYWNLLIYLTEKYASRQMAVMASKYFLIEIYQNTQSPFTVFRGQKEHEDEPIKKAQEFIEANFQEKITVDQLAGMLLLGRRSFERRFKKATCNTVAEYIQRVKVEAAKKDFELSRKNINEVMYEVGYSDTKAFRTIFRKVTGLSPVAYRNRYNKEMIAV from the coding sequence ATGAAGCATATATCCATTATCGTACCTCGCGGAGCTGTACTTGGCAGTGTCGACGACCCCAGGCACCTGTTTCAATCTTTGAATGATTTTCTCCTGTCGGCCCGGCAACCGTCTATGTACAAGATACAATTGGTGGGTCTCGACCGCAAGGTTCCCCTGCATGATGGTTCTTTTACAGTAAACACCGATGCCTTGTTGGATGAAGTGAAAAAGACAGACCTTGTCATTATCCCGGCGCTGAGTGGTGATATGAAAAACGCCATTGAGATCAACAAGGATTTCATACCCTGGATTGTGCAGCAACACCGTGGAGGTGCCGAAGTAGCCAGTCTCTGTATAGGCGCTTTCCTGCTGGCTGCCACCGGTTTGCTGGATGGGAAAAAATGCTCCACGCATTGGATGTACGCCAACGAGTTCAGGAATATGTTTCCGCAGGTGAACCTGGTGGATGATAAAATTGTGACCGACGAAAATGGCATCTACTCCAGCGGCGGCGCCAAATCTTACTGGAACCTGTTGATCTATCTGACAGAAAAATATGCCAGCAGACAGATGGCGGTGATGGCTTCCAAATATTTCCTCATAGAGATATACCAGAATACACAATCGCCTTTTACAGTGTTCAGAGGTCAGAAAGAACACGAAGACGAGCCCATCAAAAAAGCGCAGGAGTTCATTGAGGCCAATTTCCAGGAAAAAATAACGGTAGACCAATTGGCTGGCATGCTTTTATTAGGCCGCCGCAGTTTTGAACGACGGTTCAAGAAAGCCACCTGCAATACGGTTGCCGAATACATCCAGCGTGTGAAAGTAGAAGCGGCCAAGAAAGATTTTGAGCTCAGCCGCAAAAACATCAACGAAGTCATGTACGAAGTAGGCTATTCCGATACCAAGGCTTTCAGGACCATTTTCCGTAAGGTAACAGGCCTTTCGCCGGTGGCTTATCGCAACCGGTACAATAAAGAAATGATCGCCGTTTAA
- a CDS encoding cytochrome c oxidase subunit 2A yields MDASNEKPFFPSGAIAFFIALVVLALLFWYSIYFLMINRT; encoded by the coding sequence ATGGATGCATCGAACGAAAAACCCTTCTTCCCTTCCGGCGCCATCGCATTTTTCATTGCGCTCGTAGTGCTGGCCCTGCTCTTCTGGTACAGTATTTATTTTTTAATGATTAACAGAACTTAA
- the hemN gene encoding oxygen-independent coproporphyrinogen III oxidase, whose amino-acid sequence MMNEITIPSFLIKKYNQPVPRYTSYPTVPFWQDSISRPQWTDRFQQEFSLENVRNGISIYIHLPFCESLCTYCGCNKKITSNHAVEEPYLQTIEKEWKLYRGLMQQTPVIRELHLGGGTPTFFSPLNLRRLINTILKNSIVHPMHEFSIEGHPNNTTPEHLKVLASLGFKRISYGVQDMDPEVQRVINRIQPFANVQHATEEARKAGFSSVNFDLIYGLPLQTVAGLRNTFNQVLALKPDRIAFYSYAHVPWTSKMQRLFNESQLPAPEEKMQLYLEGRSLLINNGYHDIGMDHFALPNDSLFLAKEKGKLHRNFMGYTTQNNEFLVGLGVSAISDIGNAFAQNEKSLHDYYHAISNGMLAVKKGYFLNKEDLHFRRYIKEIACKGSTSFNKEDREPLETYSFPILAQLQKDGLVDYDLKGASLTAIGHYFIRNVCSAFDLYLQRSSVADSRTLFSKAI is encoded by the coding sequence ATGATGAATGAAATAACCATACCTTCTTTTTTGATCAAGAAATACAACCAGCCTGTTCCGCGTTACACCAGTTATCCAACCGTTCCTTTCTGGCAGGATAGTATTTCCCGGCCTCAATGGACCGACCGGTTCCAGCAAGAGTTCTCACTCGAAAATGTGCGCAACGGAATCAGCATATACATACACCTTCCTTTCTGCGAATCACTGTGTACTTATTGTGGTTGCAATAAAAAAATAACTTCCAATCATGCGGTGGAAGAGCCCTATTTGCAGACCATAGAAAAAGAATGGAAACTGTACAGGGGGCTGATGCAGCAAACACCGGTGATAAGGGAACTACACCTGGGCGGTGGCACGCCCACTTTCTTTTCTCCGCTGAACCTGCGCAGGCTAATTAACACTATACTAAAGAACAGCATCGTACACCCCATGCATGAATTCAGCATTGAAGGTCACCCGAATAATACCACACCGGAGCATTTGAAAGTACTCGCGTCTTTGGGATTCAAACGCATCAGCTATGGCGTGCAGGACATGGACCCGGAAGTGCAACGCGTTATCAACCGGATACAACCGTTTGCAAACGTGCAACATGCAACAGAGGAGGCGAGAAAAGCAGGTTTTAGTTCTGTGAATTTTGATCTCATTTATGGCTTGCCGCTGCAAACAGTGGCAGGACTGCGAAACACTTTCAACCAGGTACTGGCCCTGAAACCCGACAGGATCGCTTTCTATAGTTATGCGCATGTTCCCTGGACCAGTAAAATGCAGCGGCTATTCAACGAATCGCAACTGCCGGCTCCGGAAGAGAAAATGCAACTGTACCTGGAAGGCAGGTCTTTATTGATAAATAATGGCTACCATGATATTGGCATGGACCATTTTGCATTGCCCAACGACTCCCTGTTCCTGGCCAAAGAAAAAGGCAAGCTGCACCGTAATTTTATGGGATATACTACGCAAAATAATGAGTTCCTGGTGGGACTCGGTGTATCCGCTATCAGCGATATCGGTAATGCTTTCGCCCAGAACGAAAAGAGCCTGCATGATTATTATCATGCTATCAGCAATGGCATGCTGGCAGTAAAAAAGGGGTATTTCCTCAATAAAGAAGACCTTCATTTCAGGCGTTATATCAAAGAGATTGCCTGTAAGGGCTCTACATCATTCAATAAAGAAGATAGGGAGCCATTGGAGACTTATTCTTTTCCGATACTGGCTCAATTGCAAAAAGATGGACTGGTCGATTATGATCTGAAAGGTGCTTCGCTTACAGCTATCGGTCATTATTTTATCCGCAATGTCTGTAGCGCTTTCGACCTGTACCTGCAAAGGAGCTCGGTGGCAGATAGCAGAACATTATTCAGCAAAGCAATATAA
- a CDS encoding helix-turn-helix transcriptional regulator, with the protein MIARRDVFQAIADPTRRTILSLLLAQAMTPNALAEHFNSSRQAVSKHVSVLADCGLVRQEQSGREIYYHLNTQKMKEIDAWLEPFRKLWEGRFDQLDTLLDKLKNNNND; encoded by the coding sequence ATGATAGCCCGTCGCGATGTCTTCCAGGCCATCGCCGACCCTACCCGCAGAACGATCTTAAGCCTCCTGTTGGCACAGGCCATGACACCCAATGCACTGGCCGAACATTTTAACAGCAGCCGGCAGGCTGTGTCGAAACATGTGAGCGTGCTGGCCGATTGTGGCCTGGTACGTCAGGAGCAATCAGGCCGCGAAATTTATTATCACTTAAATACACAGAAAATGAAAGAGATCGATGCATGGCTCGAGCCTTTCCGCAAACTGTGGGAAGGGCGCTTTGATCAATTAGACACTTTACTTGATAAACTTAAAAACAATAACAATGATTAA
- a CDS encoding GNAT family N-acetyltransferase, which translates to MSKEYHKLDNPAWYALTETHATFAIGNTVVKRYRPDVVAFAAYQAGNESVQDQFDQLIQPGESFFIIGDLPQLPAHYSLLTRLVCEQMVCSALIPTSITETIIPLGEANEDEVYELINLVQPGYYKHNTRLMGDYFGIRIEGRLVAVTGERMRMDGFTEISAVVTHPDFAGRGFAKQLVAFVSNKNLEQGIIPFLHVAQSNERAIRLYQYLGFSRRRSIDFTKFCRQ; encoded by the coding sequence ATGAGCAAGGAATACCATAAGCTAGATAACCCTGCCTGGTATGCGCTTACAGAAACGCATGCAACATTTGCGATAGGCAATACAGTCGTGAAAAGATATCGGCCAGATGTGGTTGCCTTTGCAGCGTATCAGGCTGGAAATGAAAGTGTGCAAGATCAGTTTGATCAACTCATACAACCGGGAGAGTCTTTTTTTATTATCGGTGATCTGCCGCAGCTACCTGCGCATTACTCATTACTGACAAGATTGGTGTGCGAACAAATGGTTTGTAGTGCCCTTATCCCTACGTCTATTACTGAAACCATAATACCTTTAGGCGAAGCCAATGAAGATGAGGTGTACGAACTGATCAACTTAGTGCAACCAGGTTACTATAAACATAACACCCGCCTGATGGGAGATTATTTTGGTATCCGGATCGAAGGCCGCCTGGTTGCAGTTACCGGTGAACGGATGCGGATGGATGGATTTACAGAAATCAGTGCTGTTGTTACACATCCCGATTTTGCCGGCCGCGGTTTTGCAAAGCAACTGGTAGCATTTGTATCTAATAAAAACCTGGAACAAGGCATCATTCCTTTCTTGCATGTAGCCCAAAGCAATGAAAGAGCCATCCGCCTGTATCAATACTTAGGGTTCAGTCGCAGAAGGAGCATTGATTTTACCAAATTTTGCAGACAATAG
- the hisC gene encoding histidinol-phosphate transaminase codes for MLSNRRNWLKQMGLGALSISVSRLNGFASAPPAYIPRYNLADGQSVRLSSNENPYGPSPMARAAMSEYITASNRYSWQLGPDLITALAQKNNLTADHIILGAGSTQVLDLASRLAALNKGSFVMSFPTYPYWSATLENLGMKKISVPLTADKKNDLSAILKAIQPDTQLVYLCNPNNPTGTICNHEELVHFVEEASKKAWVLVDEAYIDFTSERSLSSLVNENKKLVIARTFSKIYGLAGARIGYAMAHPATIEQLSRMQSWPNGDISVVSTAAAIASLKDEKFVKETHALNQHARRYTIEQMERLNIPCIPSHTNFIYFSLANHQPDFFEQLKQNNILGTGIYEEQGKWSRITVGTLPEMQKLISAIDTAHA; via the coding sequence ATGCTATCCAACAGAAGAAATTGGCTGAAGCAAATGGGCCTGGGCGCTTTAAGCATCAGTGTCTCCCGGTTGAACGGTTTCGCTTCTGCACCACCGGCATACATACCTCGATATAACCTTGCCGATGGCCAGTCCGTACGGCTCAGTTCAAATGAAAATCCCTACGGCCCCTCACCCATGGCACGAGCGGCCATGAGCGAATACATTACTGCCAGCAACCGCTATAGCTGGCAATTGGGTCCGGATCTCATTACGGCATTAGCGCAAAAAAACAACCTTACTGCCGATCACATAATATTAGGAGCAGGTTCTACCCAGGTACTTGATCTTGCTTCAAGATTGGCAGCGTTGAACAAAGGTAGTTTTGTGATGTCGTTTCCCACTTATCCTTACTGGTCGGCAACACTGGAGAACCTGGGAATGAAAAAGATCAGTGTTCCGTTAACAGCTGATAAAAAGAACGACTTGTCAGCCATATTGAAAGCCATTCAACCAGATACGCAACTCGTTTATCTATGCAATCCCAACAACCCTACAGGAACCATTTGTAATCATGAGGAACTGGTGCACTTTGTAGAGGAAGCATCCAAAAAAGCATGGGTATTAGTAGATGAAGCCTATATCGATTTTACCAGTGAACGTTCTTTATCTTCTCTCGTTAATGAAAACAAGAAGCTGGTAATTGCAAGAACTTTTTCCAAAATATACGGACTGGCCGGCGCCAGGATAGGATACGCCATGGCCCATCCTGCTACTATTGAGCAGCTCAGCCGTATGCAATCATGGCCCAATGGCGATATCAGCGTGGTATCTACCGCCGCTGCTATCGCTTCATTAAAAGATGAAAAATTTGTGAAAGAAACCCATGCTTTGAACCAACACGCAAGAAGGTATACCATTGAACAAATGGAGCGTCTGAACATCCCTTGTATCCCTTCACATACCAACTTTATTTATTTCTCGCTGGCAAATCATCAACCCGATTTCTTTGAGCAATTAAAACAAAATAATATCCTGGGAACCGGCATCTATGAAGAGCAGGGAAAATGGTCGCGCATTACTGTGGGCACTTTACCGGAAATGCAGAAACTGATCAGCGCTATTGATACAGCACATGCTTAA
- a CDS encoding DoxX family protein has product MKKVKIAYWIVTGILCLMMTFSGIVNAMSTPESITLFKHLGYPNYLIPFLGIAKLLAVVAILFPGFPRLKEWAYAGLIIDLTGALYSSISVGDPASQWSFILIGHLLVFASYILYHKKKAVPAS; this is encoded by the coding sequence ATGAAAAAAGTAAAAATCGCTTACTGGATTGTAACCGGCATCCTGTGCCTGATGATGACTTTCAGCGGCATAGTGAATGCCATGAGTACACCTGAATCAATTACATTATTCAAACACCTCGGCTATCCCAACTACCTCATTCCCTTCCTGGGTATTGCCAAATTGCTGGCAGTAGTTGCCATCTTGTTTCCAGGCTTTCCGCGACTCAAAGAGTGGGCTTATGCCGGCTTGATCATTGACCTTACCGGAGCGCTTTACTCATCGATTTCCGTAGGTGATCCCGCATCGCAATGGAGCTTCATATTGATCGGCCACCTGTTGGTATTCGCGTCTTATATTTTATATCACAAGAAGAAAGCGGTACCTGCCAGTTAA
- a CDS encoding VOC family protein, with product MQHMNPYINFNGNTEEAFNFYKSVFGGEFAFVQRFKDVKDQPGCSNVPEQDMNKIMHIALPIGKTGMLMATDVLTSMGQPEVSGNHISIALSPDSKAEADKVFSGLSAGGQVIVPMSDMFWGAYFGMFIDKFGIQWMLNFDPKVNG from the coding sequence ATGCAACACATGAATCCCTACATCAACTTCAACGGCAATACCGAAGAAGCCTTCAATTTTTATAAATCTGTTTTTGGCGGCGAATTCGCCTTCGTGCAGCGTTTCAAAGACGTGAAAGACCAGCCCGGCTGCTCCAACGTTCCGGAGCAGGACATGAACAAGATCATGCACATCGCACTGCCCATCGGTAAAACCGGTATGCTCATGGCAACAGATGTGCTTACTTCAATGGGCCAGCCGGAGGTTTCAGGCAATCATATTTCTATTGCGTTGAGTCCGGATAGCAAAGCAGAAGCCGATAAGGTTTTCAGCGGTCTTTCTGCAGGCGGACAGGTGATCGTACCTATGAGCGATATGTTCTGGGGCGCTTATTTTGGCATGTTTATAGACAAGTTCGGTATCCAATGGATGCTCAACTTCGATCCTAAAGTCAATGGATAA
- a CDS encoding SCO family protein, translating to MRTKKTIWFFVILVFVIPAIAWVGMDWYENRVQALPVLGPVTDSAGRQWQHTIADFRMMNQEGDMVSAGEWKDKVVVVDFFFTHCPAICPKLTASLKKIQEQYRSSNRLLFCSFTVDPERDSATALKQYAVRFGLDTRNWQLLTGRKKDIYKLARNSFMVVATDGDGGPTDFIHTEKLVLIDQQKRIRGYYTGTDDAAIQQLIADIRKLNVQD from the coding sequence ATGAGAACCAAAAAGACGATATGGTTTTTTGTGATATTGGTCTTTGTAATACCGGCAATCGCCTGGGTGGGAATGGATTGGTATGAGAACAGGGTTCAGGCTTTGCCGGTACTGGGACCGGTAACAGACAGCGCAGGCAGGCAATGGCAGCACACTATTGCAGACTTCAGGATGATGAACCAGGAAGGAGATATGGTGTCGGCCGGTGAGTGGAAAGACAAAGTTGTGGTAGTGGATTTTTTCTTCACGCATTGTCCGGCTATTTGCCCCAAACTAACCGCCAGTTTAAAAAAAATACAGGAACAATATCGCTCCAGTAACCGGTTATTGTTTTGCTCTTTTACAGTTGATCCGGAACGCGACAGCGCGACAGCGTTGAAACAGTACGCTGTCCGCTTCGGTCTGGATACCCGTAACTGGCAATTGCTAACAGGGCGTAAAAAAGATATCTATAAACTGGCCCGTAACAGTTTCATGGTGGTGGCAACAGATGGCGATGGCGGGCCAACAGATTTTATTCATACAGAAAAGCTGGTACTCATTGATCAGCAGAAAAGGATCCGGGGATATTATACCGGAACAGATGATGCAGCAATACAACAGCTGATTGCGGATATAAGAAAATTGAATGTTCAAGATTAA
- a CDS encoding putative toxin-antitoxin system toxin component, PIN family — protein sequence MPSKRDKIILDTNLWISFLLTSNFSKLDKLIANKSIIILFSQTLLNEFIEVAQRPKFKKYFTLSDLEELLFRIHTEVLFVHVVSDVAICRDPKDNFLLSLAKDGKATHLITGDKDLLDIKVFGKTKIVTIADYLTKK from the coding sequence ATGCCAAGCAAAAGAGATAAAATTATTCTCGATACCAATCTGTGGATAAGCTTTTTGCTAACTAGTAATTTTTCCAAACTCGATAAATTAATCGCTAATAAATCTATCATTATTCTATTCAGTCAAACGCTGCTGAATGAGTTTATTGAGGTTGCTCAACGGCCTAAATTCAAAAAATATTTTACTTTATCTGACCTGGAAGAACTGTTGTTCAGAATACATACAGAAGTATTGTTTGTGCATGTTGTTAGTGATGTTGCAATTTGCCGTGATCCCAAAGACAATTTTCTGCTTTCCCTCGCTAAGGATGGAAAAGCTACTCATTTGATTACAGGAGACAAAGACCTGTTGGATATCAAAGTATTTGGGAAAACAAAGATTGTTACAATTGCTGACTATCTAACCAAGAAATAA
- a CDS encoding cbb3-type cytochrome c oxidase subunit I — MQVSKTFKRIIFLELSIPVALLIIGIYHGLMQTIYRAGVLQDTSFAKLSYYQGLTLHGVINAIVLTTFFAVAFGHATMTYYLKQEPNKKLMWFSFALMLGGTLMASWAMLAGKASVLYTFYPPLKAHPLFYIGTALLIVGSWVPFFNWAVMYTQWKKVHAETKTPLAVIGTLINFTIWFVCTLAVAYEVLVLLVPWSLGWTTTVNVALARTLFWFFGHALVYFWLLPAYIMFYTILPKVAGGKLYSDLAGRMALFLFLLFSVPVGVHHQYSDPSITQGVKFFQGMLTYGVTIPSFITAFTLAASLEYAGRQRGAKGLFGWMKKLPWFDENNFLFSYFICGLILFIFGGVTGIINASYSLNTVVHNTAWLPGHFHMTVAGPVFLAIVGMSLYLYSGMSGKPVFMRKIVTIVPYLWMMGMLIFSFGMSWGGLRGEPRRTNLGISYLNPKSELFRSDWVPTTTLAMLGGIVMFTAGMLFIIAFFGTILRKRKAAGSLEIPVSEAYHDEKRVPLFDQFKPWIIAMIIILVLAYTPALINVNKNSGPGAPRFNIDNPTPLASDNK; from the coding sequence ATGCAAGTATCAAAGACTTTTAAACGAATCATTTTCCTGGAATTGTCCATCCCCGTTGCGCTGCTGATCATTGGTATCTACCACGGATTGATGCAAACCATTTACCGTGCTGGTGTTTTGCAGGACACTTCTTTTGCCAAACTGAGTTATTACCAGGGTCTGACCCTGCATGGTGTGATCAACGCCATTGTGCTTACTACTTTTTTTGCAGTGGCGTTCGGTCACGCCACCATGACCTATTACCTCAAACAGGAGCCTAATAAAAAATTAATGTGGTTCAGCTTTGCACTGATGCTGGGCGGAACGTTGATGGCATCATGGGCCATGCTGGCCGGAAAAGCATCGGTATTATATACTTTTTACCCGCCATTGAAAGCGCATCCTTTGTTTTATATCGGAACGGCATTGCTCATTGTGGGGTCGTGGGTACCCTTTTTTAACTGGGCCGTGATGTACACGCAATGGAAGAAAGTTCATGCCGAAACCAAGACGCCGTTGGCTGTTATCGGTACATTGATAAATTTCACCATTTGGTTTGTGTGCACCCTGGCAGTGGCATATGAGGTATTGGTATTACTGGTACCCTGGTCGCTGGGCTGGACAACCACTGTAAATGTGGCCCTCGCCAGGACCCTGTTCTGGTTCTTTGGCCACGCACTGGTGTATTTCTGGTTGTTACCGGCTTATATCATGTTCTATACCATTTTGCCTAAAGTGGCGGGCGGAAAGCTCTACTCTGATCTGGCCGGCAGAATGGCGCTGTTCCTGTTCCTGCTCTTCTCTGTTCCGGTAGGTGTGCATCACCAATACAGTGATCCTTCCATCACACAAGGAGTTAAATTTTTCCAGGGAATGCTTACCTATGGGGTAACCATCCCCAGTTTCATCACCGCTTTTACATTAGCGGCATCACTGGAATATGCAGGAAGACAAAGAGGCGCGAAAGGATTGTTCGGATGGATGAAAAAACTACCCTGGTTCGATGAAAACAATTTCCTGTTCTCTTATTTTATATGCGGACTCATCCTTTTTATTTTCGGTGGCGTTACCGGTATCATCAACGCTTCTTATTCCCTGAATACGGTAGTACACAATACAGCATGGTTACCCGGGCATTTTCACATGACGGTAGCCGGACCGGTATTCCTTGCTATTGTGGGTATGAGCCTGTATCTCTATTCAGGTATGAGTGGAAAACCGGTATTCATGCGTAAGATCGTTACCATCGTTCCCTACTTATGGATGATGGGTATGCTGATCTTCTCTTTCGGGATGAGCTGGGGTGGCCTGCGTGGAGAACCAAGAAGGACCAACCTGGGCATCAGTTATCTCAACCCTAAGAGCGAATTGTTCCGCAGCGACTGGGTTCCTACGACCACACTGGCCATGCTGGGAGGCATTGTAATGTTCACTGCTGGTATGTTGTTTATTATAGCTTTCTTCGGAACCATTCTGCGGAAGAGAAAAGCAGCAGGCTCGCTGGAAATTCCGGTAAGCGAAGCTTATCATGATGAAAAAAGAGTGCCTTTGTTCGACCAGTTCAAACCCTGGATCATTGCCATGATCATCATATTGGTACTGGCTTATACGCCTGCTTTGATCAATGTTAATAAGAACAGCGGACCGGGCGCTCCCCGATTCAATATCGATAACCCCACACCGCTTGCAAGTGACAACAAATGA
- a CDS encoding SRPBCC domain-containing protein — MINTLETKITRDPSGKKLIVTREFNAPIEKVWRAWTESSLLDEWWAPRPYKTETKSMDFKAGGRWLYVMVSPQGEQHFCKVSFKSIEPQKSFTAIDSFCDENGNDSGIAPSMHWYTRFQTAGDGTLVTVEVSFDSAADLEKIVEMGFQQGFTMAHGNLDELLTKY; from the coding sequence ATGATTAACACACTTGAAACCAAGATCACGAGAGATCCTTCGGGTAAAAAACTGATTGTGACGAGGGAGTTTAATGCTCCGATCGAAAAAGTATGGAGGGCGTGGACGGAAAGCAGCTTGCTCGATGAATGGTGGGCGCCCAGGCCTTACAAAACCGAAACCAAATCTATGGACTTCAAAGCAGGCGGACGTTGGCTCTATGTGATGGTGAGTCCGCAAGGCGAACAACACTTTTGCAAAGTGAGTTTCAAAAGCATCGAGCCTCAAAAAAGTTTCACTGCGATAGACAGTTTTTGTGATGAGAACGGAAACGACAGCGGCATCGCGCCTTCCATGCATTGGTACACACGCTTCCAGACTGCAGGCGATGGCACGCTGGTAACGGTGGAAGTGAGTTTTGACAGTGCAGCCGACCTGGAAAAGATTGTGGAGATGGGCTTCCAGCAAGGATTCACCATGGCGCATGGCAATCTCGACGAATTGCTGACGAAATATTAA
- a CDS encoding cytochrome c oxidase subunit II, whose amino-acid sequence MAIDKIEKRIIFSSMAVMGLFVFSLLYAMKKYKSNVPECLPYDKAYAEPKVNKLDDKTYQVFSVASMWQFQPAEIYIPVGSEVDFYVTSKDVVHGFNIAQKNVNMMAVYGSINKTTVKFDKPGVYDIVCHEYCGVGHQNMHAQVYVNYPDAK is encoded by the coding sequence ATGGCCATAGACAAAATAGAAAAGCGCATCATCTTCTCTTCCATGGCAGTCATGGGCCTCTTTGTTTTTTCATTGCTCTATGCCATGAAAAAATACAAGAGTAATGTACCCGAATGCCTGCCTTATGATAAAGCGTATGCAGAACCCAAAGTGAATAAGCTGGACGATAAGACCTACCAGGTTTTCAGCGTGGCTTCCATGTGGCAGTTCCAGCCGGCTGAGATATACATTCCTGTGGGCAGTGAAGTGGATTTTTATGTAACGTCCAAAGACGTAGTGCATGGATTCAATATTGCACAGAAGAATGTGAACATGATGGCAGTATACGGATCCATCAATAAAACAACTGTCAAATTTGATAAACCCGGCGTGTATGATATCGTATGCCATGAATATTGTGGCGTAGGACACCAAAACATGCACGCACAGGTATACGTGAATTATCCCGATGCTAAGTAA
- a CDS encoding c-type cytochrome: MKRLTFFLWCCLAGWLQQAQAGDTDHGKTIFNTRCGACHAVNKVVVGPALGGVEQRHPIEWIIGFVHSSQGMIRKGDKDATALFEKFNKVTMPDHPDLSEEDIKHVVAYIKLESAKSEGEAKAPFAKPGRKRAAYTPPSSQDSTFFIIYIGAVLVLVRALVYAVQIRSYARKMKAGTVNIVSDELNPTPSRQNLPS; encoded by the coding sequence GTGAAAAGACTAACTTTCTTTTTATGGTGCTGTCTTGCCGGATGGCTGCAACAAGCACAAGCCGGTGACACCGATCATGGTAAAACGATCTTCAATACACGCTGTGGCGCCTGCCATGCAGTGAATAAGGTAGTGGTTGGCCCTGCTCTCGGGGGAGTAGAACAGCGTCACCCGATCGAGTGGATCATTGGCTTCGTACACTCTTCACAGGGGATGATCCGTAAAGGAGATAAAGACGCAACGGCCTTATTTGAAAAGTTCAATAAAGTAACCATGCCCGATCATCCCGATCTGAGTGAAGAAGATATCAAGCATGTTGTTGCTTATATCAAATTGGAAAGCGCTAAGTCGGAAGGGGAAGCCAAGGCGCCGTTTGCCAAACCCGGACGTAAAAGAGCAGCTTATACGCCCCCTTCTTCGCAGGATAGTACTTTCTTCATCATTTACATCGGTGCTGTGCTGGTGTTGGTGAGGGCGTTGGTGTATGCAGTACAGATTCGCTCCTATGCCCGTAAAATGAAAGCCGGTACCGTAAATATTGTATCAGATGAGCTTAATCCAACACCGAGCAGGCAAAACCTTCCTTCCTGA